The proteins below are encoded in one region of Chrysemys picta bellii isolate R12L10 chromosome 4, ASM1138683v2, whole genome shotgun sequence:
- the LOC101949403 gene encoding bile acid receptor-like isoform X1: protein MKQWELEQSMANTFVTVSDGYCLAEPSQYYDVLPEHINYQLQDSDFQATPYCQYSTVQFPPVLQSQPSQSQYNTYSLDSQYSDGQYIISNCELNKPPCMVAHNDDDGYHGLKRPRLSHSSLRMKGQEELCVVCGDKASGYHYNALTCEGCKGFFRRSITKNAIYRCKNGGHCEMDMYMRRKCQECRLKKCKAVGMLAECLLTEVQCKSKRLRKNFKQKSSFLCSIKVEDEGVNSKHVSSTTRPGKIQERMELTPVEHQLIDHIVAAHQKYTIPLEEAKKFLQETANPEESFLRLSETAVVHVQVLVDFTKRLPGFESLANDDQIALLKGSTVEAMFLRSAQIYNQRVNECQSSVSESHVRFSDHAVYCHVQDIDKSTIYSMEISHSEESPTSTTTTGITEEFITALFYFYRSMGELNVTETEYALLVATIIFFSDRPLLKNKQHVEKLQEPLLGILYKYSKIYHPEDPQHFARLIGRLTELRTLNHNHSEVLVTWRTKDPKLTSLLCEIWDLH from the exons ATGAAACAGTGGGAGCTGGAGCAGAGTATGGCAAATACCTTTGTAACTGTATCTGATGGGTACTGTCTTGCTGAACCCAGTCAATATTATG ATGTTTTGCCAGAGCACATCAATTATCAGCTGCAAGACTCAGACTTTCAGGCTACTCCTTACTGCCAGTATTCAACTGTTCAGTTTCCTCCAGTGTTACAGTCACAACCTTCCCAGTCACAATACAACACATACAGCCTGGATTCTCAGTACAGTGATGGGCAGTACATAATCAGTAATTGTGAATTAAACAAGCCCCCCTGCATGGTTGCCCataatgatgatgatggataTCATGGACTAAAAAGGCCAAGACTAAGTCATTCCTCCTTGCGAATGAAGGgtcaggaagagctctgtgttgtaTGTGGGGACAAAGCCTCAGGATACCACTACAATGCGCTCACTTGTGAAGGCTGTAAAG GATTCTTTCGACGTAGTATTACCAAAAATGCAATATATAGATGCAAGAATGGTGGCCACTGTGAAATGGACATGTACATGCGGAGGAAGTGTCAGGAGTGTCGCTTGAAGAAGTGTAAGGCTGTGGGAATGTTGGCAGAGT GTTTGCTGACTGAAGTCCAGTGTAAATCAAAACGACTCCGAAAGAATTTCAAGCAGAAGAGCAGTTTCCTTTGTAGCATCAAGGTGGAAGATGAGGGAGTAAACAGCAAGCATGTTTCATCCACAACTAGGCCTGGAAAA atccaaGAGAGGATGGAACTAACTCCAGTGGAACATCAACTTATTGATCACATTGTGGCAGCCCATCAAAAATATACAATTCCCCTAGAGGAAGCAAAGAAGTTT CTGCAGGAAACTGCAAACCCTGAAGAGAGTTTTCTGCGGCTCTCAGAGACAGCAGTTGTTCATGTGCAAGTACTAGTGGATTTCACAAAGAGACTCCcag GATTTGAAAGTTTAGCCAATGATGACCAGATTGCATTGTTAAAAGGTTCAACGGTGGAAGCAATGTTTTTGCGTTCGGCCCAGATATATAATCAAAGAGTTAATGAATGCCAGTCATCAGTGAGTGAAA GTCATGTAAGATTTTCTGATCATGCTGTGTATTGTCATGTTCAAGACATTGATAAAAGCACTATTTATTCCATGGAAATATCTCACAGTGAAGAGAGTCCAACTTCCACAACTACCACAG gtatCACTGAGGAGTTTATCACTGCGCTATTTTACTTCTACAGAAGCATGGGAGAACTTAATGTGACTGAGACGGAATATGCCCTACTTGTAGCAACTATTATATTTTTTTCAG ATCGCCCActcctaaaaaacaaacaacacgtGGAAAAACTCCAAGAACCCCTTTTAggtattttgtacaaatattcaAAAATTTATCATCCAGAAGATCCACAGCATTTTGCACGCCTCATAGGGAGGCTTACCGAACTCAGGACCCTCAATCACAACCATTCAGAAGTGCTAGTAACTTGGAGGACAAAAGACCCCAAACTGACCTCTTTACTCTGTGAAATTTGGGATTTGCATTGA
- the LOC101949403 gene encoding bile acid receptor-like isoform X2, translated as MKQWELEQSMANTFVTVSDGYCLAEPSQYYDVLPEHINYQLQDSDFQATPYCQYSTVQFPPVLQSQPSQSQYNTYSLDSQYSDGQYIISNCELNKPPCMVAHNDDDGYHGLKRPRLSHSSLRMKGQEELCVVCGDKASGYHYNALTCEGCKGFFRRSITKNAIYRCKNGGHCEMDMYMRRKCQECRLKKCKAVGMLAECLLTEVQCKSKRLRKNFKQKSSFLCSIKVEDEGVNSKHVSSTTRPGKIQERMELTPVEHQLIDHIVAAHQKYTIPLEEAKKFLQETANPEESFLRLSETAVVHVQVLVDFTKRLPGFESLANDDQIALLKGSTVEAMFLRSAQIYNQRVNECQSSVSESHVRFSDHAVYCHVQDIDKSTIYSMEISHSEESPTSTTTTEAWENLM; from the exons ATGAAACAGTGGGAGCTGGAGCAGAGTATGGCAAATACCTTTGTAACTGTATCTGATGGGTACTGTCTTGCTGAACCCAGTCAATATTATG ATGTTTTGCCAGAGCACATCAATTATCAGCTGCAAGACTCAGACTTTCAGGCTACTCCTTACTGCCAGTATTCAACTGTTCAGTTTCCTCCAGTGTTACAGTCACAACCTTCCCAGTCACAATACAACACATACAGCCTGGATTCTCAGTACAGTGATGGGCAGTACATAATCAGTAATTGTGAATTAAACAAGCCCCCCTGCATGGTTGCCCataatgatgatgatggataTCATGGACTAAAAAGGCCAAGACTAAGTCATTCCTCCTTGCGAATGAAGGgtcaggaagagctctgtgttgtaTGTGGGGACAAAGCCTCAGGATACCACTACAATGCGCTCACTTGTGAAGGCTGTAAAG GATTCTTTCGACGTAGTATTACCAAAAATGCAATATATAGATGCAAGAATGGTGGCCACTGTGAAATGGACATGTACATGCGGAGGAAGTGTCAGGAGTGTCGCTTGAAGAAGTGTAAGGCTGTGGGAATGTTGGCAGAGT GTTTGCTGACTGAAGTCCAGTGTAAATCAAAACGACTCCGAAAGAATTTCAAGCAGAAGAGCAGTTTCCTTTGTAGCATCAAGGTGGAAGATGAGGGAGTAAACAGCAAGCATGTTTCATCCACAACTAGGCCTGGAAAA atccaaGAGAGGATGGAACTAACTCCAGTGGAACATCAACTTATTGATCACATTGTGGCAGCCCATCAAAAATATACAATTCCCCTAGAGGAAGCAAAGAAGTTT CTGCAGGAAACTGCAAACCCTGAAGAGAGTTTTCTGCGGCTCTCAGAGACAGCAGTTGTTCATGTGCAAGTACTAGTGGATTTCACAAAGAGACTCCcag GATTTGAAAGTTTAGCCAATGATGACCAGATTGCATTGTTAAAAGGTTCAACGGTGGAAGCAATGTTTTTGCGTTCGGCCCAGATATATAATCAAAGAGTTAATGAATGCCAGTCATCAGTGAGTGAAA GTCATGTAAGATTTTCTGATCATGCTGTGTATTGTCATGTTCAAGACATTGATAAAAGCACTATTTATTCCATGGAAATATCTCACAGTGAAGAGAGTCCAACTTCCACAACTACCACAG AAGCATGGGAGAACTTAATGTGA